A window of Calditerricola satsumensis genomic DNA:
TTCATGGTAGTAGTACTCGCCTTCAGGCAGCGGCTCGAGGTCGGCCTCGTCCACCTGGAGCATGCCGCCCTTAAACTTCTCCACGTCGTTGATCGAATCGTACCCCTCGAACTTGAGGAGGTCAAATTGTTTGTGCCGCCGGTGGCTTTCCACGACCAGCTCGATCGGCTGCGGAAAATCGGGATGGGAAAGCCAGAGCCGGCTCCCCTTCCGATAGCGTTGCTCAGGAAAGTCGGTGATGGAGATGACCCGCACCTCGCCGCGAATGCCATGGGTGTTGACCAGCTTGCCGACGTTATACCGTTTCGGTGC
This region includes:
- the rimM gene encoding ribosome maturation factor RimM (Essential for efficient processing of 16S rRNA) produces the protein MAPKRYNVGKLVNTHGIRGEVRVISITDFPEQRYRKGSRLWLSHPDFPQPIELVVESHRRHKQFDLLKFEGYDSINDVEKFKGGMLQVDEADLEPLPEGEYYYHEIIGCTVVTEEGEELGTVKEILSPGANDVWVVKPKDGGKDILIPYIDDVVKDVDVANRRVTVHLLPGLVD